One Zymoseptoria tritici IPO323 chromosome 3, whole genome shotgun sequence genomic region harbors:
- the CYP-3 gene encoding putative P450 monooxygenase (P450 monooxygenase with unknown function), producing the protein MGIISILLPSLAAFLLFQWAISAWRAYNSPLSALPGPWYAPFTNIHLQIGFARGTVWRQVEAAHAKYGGMMRLGPRQIWVSDKVALKQIISQIDLNKVMMYAEMSRDKNSAVQNIRPDPSTHQLTYDSIGECAFGRGFGSVAPDTEPEPGFSKEQWQKIPDNIAKGLSMRYAIVFLKRSLRKLGIHMEFDWPAEMVAVTGRQDLVQHLIDNGVRPDNGQKMSARDILDQLSELMLAGAETTSATMCYFMMELARNPDVRKKLFKDLPALGLDDPLITGVEVRQDPRFAYLTACMQENLRMHPIASEFGRRTTDKPVVLNGFEVPPYTVVSASYRALHYNEEYWPQPHRFWPERFLPIDHPLKGDAPNADTSAYYPFSSGKHSCVGMNFAWHEMRVVLANYCARFDITEEPGQKEDIRQYITMQFHDGNWNARLYPRL; encoded by the exons ATGGGTATCATCTCGATCCTTCTGCCTTCATTGGCAgcgttccttctctttcaaTGGGCCATCAGCGCCTGGCGGGCCTACAATTCCCCGCTCTCCGCTCTACCAGGACCTTGGTATGCGCCTTTCACCAACATCCACCTACAGATTGGCTTTGCCCGAGGCACAGTCTGGAGGCAAGTCGAAGCTGCACACGCAAAGTACGGCGGCATGATGAGGTTGGGACCTCGTCAGATCTGGGTCTCCGACAAAGTGGCTCTGAAGCAGATCATCTCGCAAATCGATCTCAACAAGGTGATGATGTACGCCGAGATGAGCAGGGACAAGAACAGCGCTG TGCAGAATATACGACCTGATCCAAGCACTCATCAATTGACATACGACAGCATCGGAGAATGCGCATTCGGTCGAGGCTTTGGATCTGTTGCTCCAGACACCGAGCCCGAGCCTGGTTTCAGCAAGGAACAGTGGCAGAAGATCCCAGATAACATCGCCAAGGGTTTGAGCATGAGATATGCG ATTGTATTTCTCAAGCGATCCCTGCGCAAGCTTGGTATTCACATGGAGTTCGACTGGCCGGCAGAGATGGTGGCGGTAA CAGGCCGCCAGGACTTGGTGCAGCATCTGATCGACAATGGAGTCCGACCAGACAACGGCCAAAAGATGAGCGCCCGCGACATTTTGGATCAACTGTCCGAGTTGATGCTGGCGGGTGCGGAGACGACTTCCGCAACCATGTGCTACTTCATGATGGAGCTGGCTCGCAATCCCGATGTCCGCAAGAAACTGTTCAAGGACTTGCCCGCTCTCGGCTTGGACGACCCGTTGATCACTGGCGTGGAAGTTCGACAGGATCCCCGATTTGCATATCTGACGGCTTGCATGCAAG AAAACCTCCGAATGCATCCTATCGCTTCCGAGTTTGGTCGCCGCACAACAGACAAGCCCGTCGTCTTGAATGGCTTCGAGGTACCTCCATACACGGTGGTGTCGGCTTCCTACAGAGCGTTGCACTA TAACGAGGAGTACTGGCCTCAACCTCACCGCTTCTGGCCCGAGCGTTTCTTGCCCATCGATCACCCCTTGAAAGGAGACGCTCCAAACGCAGA TACTTCCGCATACTACCCCTTCTCAAGCGGCAAGCATTCCTGCGTCGGCATGAACTTTGCATGGCATGAGATGAGAGTCGTGCTCGCGAATTACTGTGCTCGCTTTGATATCACGGAGGAGCCAGGTCAGAAGGAAGATATTCGGCA GTATATTACCATGCAGTTCCATGACGGGAATTGGAATGCGAGGCTTTATCCGAGGTTGTAG